The genomic segment CGAATACTGTTCTTTCTAGAACAATCAAACTATATACTAAAGCAAAATACAATCATGCTTCTCTTGCATTAGAACCAGGATTACTAAAACCTTATAGTTTTGGACGAAAACATGCTTACAATCCCTTTTCAGGTGGATTTATAGAGGAAGATTTATCACGCCATTATTTTTTAAGAGCACAATGTGCTATTTATTCTTGTGAAGTATCTGAACAGCAATACGACCGTTTAGTCGATGTTTTATCGTTTTACAATCAAACGAAAGATCTTTACCGCTTTAACTTAATTGGGTTAGTTACTTTAGCTTTAAATATTGATTTTGATCGAAGTGATGCTTTCTTTTGTTCTCAATTTGTTGCCTCTGTTCTTAAAGAAAGTGACATCTATCAATTTGAAAAAGAATCCTACTTTGTTACACCAGAAGATTTAAGCAAAGTCCCATTATTTGAACAAATTTATTCTGGCTCATTATTGGATTATCTTTTAACGACTTCTGAAGAACAAACTAAAACTCAGATGTCTTACTGAACGAATGAATTTATTTGAATAGACAAAAAAGGATCGAGAAAAATCTCGATCCTTTTTTTACACTTTAATTTCAGCATAACTGCCTTTTGATGATTTAGTCACTTTAATATGAACCGGGATTCTTGTTTTTAGTTCTTCTACATGAGAAATAATTCCAACCAAACGACCTCTTTGGTTTAATTCAACCAATGTTTCAATTGCACTATCTAATGAATCTGTATCTAATGTTCCGAAACCTTCATCAATAAATAAAGTGTCTACGCTCACTCCACCGCTATGATTTTGAATCACATCACTTAGACCTAAAGCCAGTGCTAAAGAAGCTTTAAAACTTTCCCCGCCAGACAAAGTTTTCACACTTCTTTTCATCCCTGTATAATTATCAAAGACATCTAGATCTAAGCCTTTAGGACCCGCTCCTTTTGTTTTTTCTTTATTGCGAATAAGCGAATAACGACTATTAGTCATTTGTGTAAATCGACTATTTGCAGCTTCAATAATTTCTTCAAAATAAATCCCTAATACATATCGTTCGAATGAAATATACTCTGTTTCTTTAGATCCATTAGCAATCTCAGCTAACTCTTTGTACATGAGGTATTCTTCTTGTTGCCCTTTTTTTGTCTGATAGTTCAATTGAATTTGAGAAAGAATAGATTGAACCGTTTTTTCCGTTCCAATCAGCTCATGTTGTTGTGTTTTTAATGTTCTGCTGTGGTTTTCTATTTCTTGATTGTGAGATTGATACACTTCAATAGAGTGACTACTTCCTTCTTTTTCAAGTTTTCTTTTTTGCTCCAAAATAGCGTCTTGATTCGCCCAACTTTTCTTATCAAATGATTCTATTTCCTCAATCATTTGTTCTTTTAGTTCTTTTTTCACTACATATTTTTCAAACGTATCATCTAATTGATTTATTTTTAACTGTTGATGGAACAATTCTTTCAAATCTGCCTCACGTTCAAGTAATAAACTTAGCTGCTTTTCAAAAGATGTTGTACTTGTTTGATACTGAGTTTGTTGTCTTTCTAATGTACTTTTCTGTTCTTGAGCTTCTTCGTATTCCTGCTCAATCGTTGTTATTTCCTTTATTCTATTGTCGATTTGTGCTTGGATTTCAGACAGACTGCTAGATTTTGTTCTTATTTTTAGAGTATCGATGTCTTTTTTTAATTCATCTATCCGTTTCACATTGTGTTGTATCGTAGATCTAAGTACTTGGATTTTCGATTCTTTTTCTCTTATTTGTTGTAAAATTTCTTGTTTTTGCTCTTCTACTTGCTCTTCCTTGTCCATTATTTTTTGCAAAGCAGCGATTTCTTTTGTAATTCTGTCTTGTTTTATACGATTCTCAGACACTAGCTCATCAAGTTTAGCTCGTTTCTCGTATACCTCGCTTCGTTGAATAGATAGCTTTTCTTCACTTGTTTGAATCACTTCATTTAAACCCTGAAGTTCAATAGATAGTCGATCAAATTGCTTTCCAAGTTCATTTTTTTCTACTTCTACCGTTTCTAAGGCTTCTTTTGAGATTGTATCGTTCGCTAATTTGGCAGGAGAAGGATGATGAAGAGAACCACATACCGGGCATGCTTCATTTTCTGCCAACTCCTCAGCTAATATACCCGCAAGATTTCGATTGTATACTACTCTTTTTTCTTGGTATTTTTTTTCAATTTGAGTAAAGACATATTCAATTTCTTGAAACGCTTCTACTTTAACGGTTTGTTTTTCTAGATTTTCACAAAAATCGATTACCGCTTCTTGTTCTTTTATCTGTTGGTGTTCTTCTTGCTGCAGTCTAGCTGCCTCACGTTGTTTATCCATAATGCTTACTTTAGCTAGTTGGATTTCTTTTAATTCATAATCTATTTTATCTAGCTGTTCATTTTCCCTTATAACTTGATCGGTAAGCAAGACAATTAGTTGTTGCGTTTCTTCATTTTCATTTTCTAATGAGACCTTTGCCTGTTCTTTAGTCACTTGTTCATTGAGTTGTTTTTCTTGCTCTTTTAAATCGGTCAAAGATTCACGTTTAGCAGGCAGGTCTTTGTATTCAGTCTGTAAAATTTCATAACGGTTTTTTGCTTCTATGAATTGCTCTGAAATATCAACCAATTGTTTTTGTTCTTCCAGTAATTCTTTTTCAATAGACATTCTTTGTTGGGTTAAGGATTCAACTTGTTTTTTTGCTTCCAAACAAGTTTCGGCTTTTTTTGCCAACTCTATCTCTAATCGTTTTGCTTCTATCAACTCTTTAGTTGATTCTAAAGAGTTTTTTTCCTGTTCAAGAAACTCTAATCTCGTTAACCATTCGATTTTTTGTTGATTTGTCTGATATTTTCCATTTAAGGCTGACAACTCGTTTTCTAATGTACCAATCTTTGTTTGGTAATCTTCTACTAAAGCCGTTAATTCTTTTAAAATTGTTGGAACATCAAAAAAGGCAATCGCTTCTTTTAATGTTTCATTAACGTCTTTATTGATCATTCCTACAAATTGTTGCAGCGTATTTTCACTTTGATCTATTTCACGTTTCAGATTATTTGCTTGGTCTTTTAAAATCGATTGAAATTCCTTGATGGTGTCAGTTTGAAAAATATTTCGAAAAATCTTTTCTTTATCGGCACTATTAGACTCCAGCATTTTTTTGAATTCACCTTGCGGCAGCATTACTATTTGTTTGAATTGTTCATATGACAATGAAAGCAATTCTTGAATCTCTTTATTTGCTTCATTAATTTTAGTAGTAACAGTACCATTATGGTGAAATTCAACTTCTGAAGACCAATTCTTTAATTTCCCATTCTTTCCTGGTCCTTTTTGTGCTGGGCTTCTTTTTATAAAATACTTTTTCCCAGCTATTTCAAATTCCAGCTCTACAAAACAGAGTATGTCATCAGAAGCAAATTGTGACTTAAAAGAATCCTTTCCTCGGCTTGTCCCACTAGCATCATCGTATAGTGCATATGCAATGGCATCAAAAATGGTGGTCTTGCCTGCTCCTGTTGGCCCACTTACTAAAAAGAGCGTTTCTTGTTGGAATTGAGTAAAATCAATTACCACTTTTTCTTTATAAGGGCCAAAAGCATTCATAACTAACTTTAATGGTCTCACTTTATTCTCCTCTTTCCATTTGATGCAATATATTGTCAATAATGTCTTTGCGCTCATCTGTTAAATTTTTTTCTTTATAATGTGTATAAAAATCAGCAAAAATATCTTGAATAGATAATTTTTCCAATTGTTCTTGATGCTTTATGGATGAATTTTCTTCTCGTTCTTTCTTAGCAACGTATTCCAAACCCATTGCATTTGGGTAACGACGCTTCAATTGATTCATTGCATCAATGACAAAATTTCCATCTAGCAATTCAAAAAATAGATAATCTTCTGATTGTTGTTCCATTATCTCATCAAATAATCCTTTAACAATACGCATATCTCTTTTTGGTTTAATATAGATCGGTTCAATCTCCACATGGTCTTTTTCTAACGTAACAAGTGACAATTGCTTTTTATGTCGAGCTTCTGATTTAGAATATTTTAATAATGACCCACTATAGCGAACTCGATCGTATTTTACTTTTTGAGCTTTATGCAAGTGTCCCAAAGCAACGTAATCAAAATCTTCAAATAACTCAACACTAACATATTCTGCGGTTCCAATACTTAAGGGTCTTTCAGAATCTGTCGTTTCAGAAGTATCATTGCTTAAGTTTATAACATAGCCATGTGCAATAAGCACATTTATTTCTTCAGGATCCATCTCTTTTTTTATCGTTTCAATTTGGACTCTAGTAGCGTCTTCTAAGCTTTTAATCGTTTCAACTTGTAACAATTCTCTAGTGTATGCATAGTCAGCAAATGGCAGTAAATAAAAGTTGACTCCTTTAATGGTTACTTTGCGTGTCACTTCTTTTACTGTTCCTTCAATATACAAACGATTAGTGGCTAAAAGGTCTGCTCCATATTCCACTCGTTCACTGCTATCATGATTCCCTGCTATGACTAAGACCGGTACATTTACTTCTTGAATCAGTCTTGTTAACACTTTATTAGCTAAAGACACTGCTTCTTTTGAGGGCATAGAACGATCATATAAATCGCCAGCCATAATCAATGCATCTAATTCTATTGTTTTTAACTTTTTAATCATTTGATCTAGAAAATATTCCTGGTCTTCCAACATAGAAAATTCATTGACGATCTTTCCAATGTGCCAGTCTGCTGTATGTAATAATCGCATAGGTACTCTCCTTTAGTGACATTGTTATAAAAACAGCATCCATTTTTAACGTTCTTCTACCAAGAAGTATACTACGAAAAATCCTTTGAAAACACCAGCTAGCGAAAACAAATTCTGATCTTTCTCGTTTTATTTTATTGAAAAAAAACCATTCATTTATGCTATCCTATTATTAACTAGTACTAAGGAATGAGGCATAAACATGGAAAGACATTTTGACTTATATGAACACCAAGCTCAATATTATGAAACGGATCAAATGGGAATTATTCATCACTCAAATTATATTCGCTGGTTTGAAGAAGCCAGAACAAATTTATTAGACCAGATGGGTTTTGGCTATGCTAAAATGGAAGAATCAGGTGTTATCGTACCCGTTCTAGCGATAAATTGCATTTACAAATCAATGGTTCGTTACAATGATCGAGTGTACATCATTCCTAAAATCGAAGAGTTCAATGGGATTAGACTGACTATTTCGTATCGTATAGTGGATAAAGCTACAGGTGAATTACGAACAACTGGAGAAAGCAAACACTGTTTCTTAAACAAAGAAAACCGCCCTTTTTCATTGAAAAAAGAACAGCCTAAATTATATGATTTATTCGATTCTTATTTAAAAGTTGATTTATCTATTCCAAAATAGACATCTAAAAAAATCAAATAAGCCCAAGAAGACAGGTTGCTTTTGTCTTCTTGGGCTTATTTATCTTATCCTTTTTCAGTAATTAAATTTTGAACAGGTATATCAAAAGGTTCAATAGGCAATTTTGAAGTTAACTGTCTTGAATATATAAGCGCAGCAGTTCGATTGGGAAAATTGCTTAAAAAACGATCATAATACCCACCACCAAAACCGATTCGATAACCTTTTTCATCAAAAATCAGTCCTGGTACTAAAACTAAATCAATTTCTTTTTTAGACACTTCTGTAGTCTCAAGAGGTTTTGGTTCAATGAGATTGTAAAAGCCTTTTTCCAGTTGTTCTCTATTTGTGAAATCATAAAAAGTCATCGCTTTTTCCTTTGGAATACATTTTGGAGCACAAACGATTTTACCTTCTTGCCAAGCTCGGTCGATAATACCGAATGTATTCCATTCAAATCCTTGAGAAAGCGTAACCCCAACTCTTTTAGCCTCTTTCCATTCTTCAGATTCAAATAAATTTTTTTCCAATTTTCTTTCGATTGCTACTTTTTCTTCTGAAGAAATGCTCTTCAAAAAAGAAATCATTTGCTGACGCAATAGTTGCTTATCTATTTTTTTTGTCATTGCTTCCTCTTTCTGTCCATTTATTTTGATTAATGGGGTTATTTATAAGAAAATTTGATTTTTTTGTATACTTTATCCGCAAGAAAAGATCCTTCCTCTACTAAAAGATCGGCCTTTTGGTTTAAAGCCTCTTTCTTTTGCATGTTTTTCATTTCAGCAGTATTGACGTAGACACTAAGACTAGCCCCTTCTAAAGCCGCTTTGCAGAAAAGTATTCCGGTTCCTGCATCTGCTATCAGCATCGTATTTCCAATTTTTGATAAGCTTCCAAGAATCTCGATTGCTCGTACCGCTTTCTCCATAATTTCAATTGGCACAGTTGTTGCTCCAACCAAAGTCTTTTCTATAACATTCTCTTTGTATTCTACTTCTGCAGAAGTTGACTTTGGCAGTTTATAAGCTTGTGCTAAAGGGTAAAAAGCGTCCGCATCTTTTTGGATCAAATCTTCTAAGTCCATCTTTATCTTTTCCAGTTCATGTACACATTCCTGAACTTCAAGTTGAACAGATTCATACTTCTTTTTTCCGATGGTAAAGTTGCCCACCATACTGCCTAAAGCAGATCCTATGGCTGCTACTAACGCTGCTGCACCGCCTGCTCCAGGAGTGGATTTTTTTGCTGACAAATCTGTTAAAAATTGTTCAATAGATTGTTCTTTCATTGCTATGACCACCTTTCATTCTTATAATAAGAAATTAAAATAATCCAATGACTCTTCCATCAGACAGAACATCAATCGATTCTGCTGCAGGTACTTTTGGTAATCCCGGCATCGTCATAATATCACCCGTTAAAACAACAATAAAACCTGCTCCAGCAGAAACTTTTACCTTTTTGATCGTAACTGTAAAGTCTTCTGGACGCCCTAATTTATTTTTATCATCTGAAAACGAATATTGCGTTTTTGCCATACATATAGGTAAATCCCCAAATCCAAGAGTTTCTAAACGACTGATTTCTTTTTTTACTCCAGGAGCTAATACAATCCCTTCACCGCCATATACTTTTTGAACAACTTTAGTCATTTTATCTATTAACGAATCTTCTAATTCATAGGCATATGTTAAAGTACTTTCTTGATCTGCAAGTTTCACGACCGCTTGAGCTAAAGCTTGACCACCATTCCCACCATTTTCCCAAACATCTGATAAAACAACATTTACCCCTAATTGTTTGCATTTTTCTTCTACCAAAGCTAATTCTTGAGCTGTATCCGTTGGAAATTTATTGATGGCTACAACGGTTGGCATTCCAAAAACAGTTTGCATGTTTTCAATATGCTTCATTAAATTAGGTAATCCTTTTTCAAGGGCTGAAAGATTTTCTTTATTCAATTCTTTTTTAGACATGCCGCCATGCATCTTTAAAGCTCTAACTGTTGCGACAACAACGACTGCTGATGGTTCCAATCCTGATAACCGGCATTTAATATCCATGAATTTTTCTGCTCCTAGATCAGCTCCAAAACCGGCTTCCGTTACGACATAATCAGCATATTTCAAAGCCAATTTCGTTGCTTTGATGCTATTGCAGCCATGTGCAATATTGGCAAATGGACCGCCATGAACAAAAGCAGGCGTATGTTCTAATGTTTGGACCAAATTCGGTTTCAGTGCGTCTTTTAATAGTGCAGCCATTGCTCCATGTGCTTTTAAATCACCAGCTGTAACGGGCTGTCCTGCATGAGTGTACCCTACGATGATTCTTTTCAGTTTATCTTTCATTTCTTCCATATCTGTGGATAAACATAAGATTGCCATGATCTCAGAAGCAACTGTAATATCAAATCCATCTTCACGCGGAACACCATTTGTTTTGCCGTTTAAACCATCAACGATAAAACGTAATTGGCGATCATTCATATCTACTACTCGTTTCCACGTAATGTTTCGTGTATCGATAGCTAGTGAATTGCCATGATGAATATGGTTATCCAGCATAGCCGCTAGTAAATTGTTAGCTGCACTGATGGCATGAAAGTCACCTGTAAAATGTAAATTTAAATCTTCCATCGGCACGACTTGAGCATACCCGCCTCCAGCTGCACCTCCTTTCATCCCAAATACAGGACCTAATGAAGGCTCTCTTAAAGCAATTGCTGCTTTCTTGCCTATTTTTTGAAGTCCGTCTCCTAAGCCTACGACAGTAGTTGTTTTGCCTTCCCCAGCTGGTGTAGGCGTAATAGCCGTTACCAAGATCAATTTTCCTTCTTTTCTGGTATCTAAATCAGCAATTTCTATTTCATTGATCTTTGCTTTGTATTTCCCATACTGTTCAATCGATTCACTGTCTATTCCTAATTTTTCAGCCACTTCTACTATTGGTTCCATAATGGCTTCTTGTGCAATCGTTACATCGTTTTTAAATTCCATAGGTAATCCCTCCGCCTAGTCTTAAACTCAATATTCTTATCTCTATACTATCATTTTTCTGGTTTTATTCCTTATAGTATTGTAAAATCTCTCAATATTTTTTGATTTTTATTGTTTACATAAAAAGACGAATGTACTTAAGAGAAGTACATTCGCCTGTCTTTAATTGGATTTTTTTAAAATGTGTTTATAGTATACTTTATCTACGATTACAGCAATGGCATTATCTCCAGAAATATTTGCTGCTGTTCCAAAGCTATCTTGTGTTAAATACAATGTAATCAATAGATTTCCCAACACCCCCGTTGGATCAATACCAACCATCGTCATAAACGGTAAAGCGCTCATGATGCCTCCACCTGGTGCGCCTGGTGCTGCTATCATAGCTACTCCCAACATCGCAATAAATCCTGCCATCATTCCAAAATGTACCGGCATATTGTAAATCAATAATACAGCTGTTACACATGATGTTACTGTCACAATACTTCCTAATAAATGAATCGTAGCACATAAAGGAATAACAAACTCACGAATTTGAGCTGATACACCATTCTTTTTAGCAACTTCTAAATTTACTGGAATCGTAGCCGCAGATGATTGCGTTCCAATAGCTGTCACATATCCTGGAATTTGATTCTTAATCATTGTAAAAGGATTTTTTTTCGCGTATAACCCTGCAATAACAAAGAAGAGCGATACTAAAATCAGTTGTAAACCAATGACTATCGCAAAGACTTTCCAGAAAATAGAAAGAATTGAAAACACACTTCCTGTATAACTCAAATTTACAAAATTACCAAATATAAAAAATGGCAATCCGGGAATAATAAATGAATTAAGCAGTTTGCTGATAATCAAACTAAATTCACTAAAAAAGTTGTACATCGTTTCCCCTTTGCCTTGTCCTTTTAACCAAGAAATACAAATACCGAACATAAATGAAAAAACAATAGCCGAAGTCACATCCAGCATAGGTTCAATTGGTATAGAGAATAACGGTTCAAGACTTGGTTGATCCCCAACTACAGCCTTACTTAAGCTAGCATCAATAAATAAAGGAAATAGATTTACAGCAACAAAGTATGCAATCATCCCAGCAATTAACGTTGAAGCATAAGCCAACACTGTTGTTAAACCTAATAATTTACCCGCTCCTTGTGTCAAATCGGCAATTCCTACTACTACAAAACCAATGATCATTAATGGGATAATAAAACTTAGTACACTGCTAAATAGTGAAGAAATCGTAACGGGTATTTGAATAATAAAATCTGGCAAAAAATCCAACTGTCCAAAAATAATACCTAAAATAATAGCTATTAGCAACTTAGTTACTAATCCTAATTTGATTCTTTTCATTCTTATTTACACTCCTTTTATTAAAAAAAAAAAAATTTACTTTTTACAATAAATTCTTCCTTCATTATCCTAACATACATTTTTATTCCTAACCATTTTTTAATTAAAAATAGTTCTTTTATCCTAAAAATAATAGTTGCTTATTTATTAAATCATGAAAATTAGCTGGTATCTATTCAGAATACTACCGAATGGATGCCAGCTAATGGTTAACTATCTACTTTTCGAATTTATTGCTTATACATTTTTTTCTTCTTTCAGTACACCGTCTTCAATACGGTATACTCGATCACAATCTTTCAGCATACGCTCATCATGCGTTACCATGATAGCTGCTTTATTACGAGATCTTACTTCTTTTGCAATCAATTGGACCACTTCATAAGCACGCGCCGTATCTAAATTAGCTGTAGGTTCATCTGCTAAAATAACATCTGGATCATTCATAAAAGAACGTGCAATAGCCACTCGTTGTCTTTCACCACCGGATAATTCGTTAGGGAATTTTTTCAGTTTGTTTCCTAATCCCAAATCTGTCAGCAATTCACTAGCGGTTTGTTTCAATTCTTCAGTGATCGCACCTTTCATTTTAACAACTACTAAGAGTTGATCTAACACTGTTAAATAAGGGATTAAGTTAGATGTTTGGAGTATAAAGCCAATTTGTTCTAAGCGAACGTGTGCTAATTCTTTTTCATTTAAAGTTGAAATAGCTCTGTCTTTTACAAACACTTCTCCTTCAGAAGGCTGCAATAAAGCTCCAGCAATGGATAAAAAGGTACTTTTTCCTGAACCAGACGGTCCAATAATCGCCACAAACTCTCCTTTATTTACAGTCAACGAAACATGATCTAAAGCAATGGTTTCACTTTCACTATCTTTATAACGTTTTGTTACATTTTTCAACTGAATACCAGACATTATTCCACCCTCCCTAAGGCTGTTAACGGATCAATTTTTGAAATTTTCATTACAGAAAATAACGAACTTAATACACTTATCGCTAGTAAAACAACACTATAGATAATAACCATAGGAAGTTGCAAATTAAACGGCATTCCTTCTGGCAGTAATGCTGCAGTCATATATGTCAGTCCAATCCCTACTAAGATGCTGACCGCTGATAAAATAAAAACTTGTGAAATAACTGTTTTAATAACAAACCAGTTGCTTCCTCCAATAGCCTTTAATACACCAAACTGTTGTGTTTTTTGGTTGGTCAAAACATAGAAAAATACACCTATGATAAACGCCGAAATAATGATTAAAAACCAAAGCATCATCATGATCGTTCCATTCTCAGCTGTATAGCCAGGAACTGCATTCACTGCTTCGTCTTTTGTACCGATTTCAATCCCATCGATTGTTTCATTTACGACTTCCACATCTATATCCGTTCCTTGAACTAGAATTCCATTAACTGGATTTTCTATTCCATTATCTGAACCAGGTGCAGCATACTTGATAGCACGAAATTTATCTAGCTGACTAAAAATAACCGGTTGATGGTTTAAAGTCTCATTTTCAACAAAACCAATGATCTCCAACTCTTCAGTAGATCCATTGATTGCTAATGTATCACCTAATGAAAATCCATCTTCTTTCAATGATTCATCTACGATTACACCATTTAAATTACTTGACGCCAATGGTTCACCAGAACGAACGCTTGGCTCCATGAACGATCCGGGTTGAATGCCTGCTATAAGAACATCAACTTTTGTTGCATTTTCTTCATTACTGCCAGCTGAACGAATCGAAGCTGAAACAGTCCCCATAGAAGCAACAGACTCTACACCTTTTTGTTCTGCTATTTCTTTCTCTAACGATTCGGGAAGAATCGATTTAGAAAAGCTAAAATCTGTTTCATCTTCAAAAACAACATAATCTGCCTCAGAATATTTTAACGTCGAAGTTGCTAAATCAGATAATCCTGTTCCAAGACCAGATAATACAAACACGAGCCACGAAATAAATACGATAATTAAACCAATCATCATAAATTTTCCTTTGGAGTGCTTTAATTCTTTTAATGCTAAAAACATTTATCCTACCCCATTTCTTTGAATATTTATCCTTATAATGAGTAGTATACACCAAAGTTACACTCGTGTCACTTTGGTGTATCAAAAATACCATTTTTTATGATCATCTTAATAAAATAAGCTTTTTCTTGCAAACTTAATTGAGAACGATCAGGTATATTAATGCTATGAAAAATAATACCCACAATTAAACTATCGGGTATTTCTTTTTTTATCTGTCCATTTTTTTTACCCGTCTGGATAAATTGTTGTATATAATTTAAAAAATGGCCATGCACTTCTTTAGAAATCGCCTCTTTTTGTAGTTGTTTTTCAGGACTAATTAGGGTTTTCTTTGGTATATCATTTGAGATCAAATGCGTATCTCGATAATTGAATATCAGCTCGAATAATTGGTCAAATTGATTGGAATAGTCTACAGACCATGTTAGTTGATTAAAATCCCGCATCATCTGTTCCATTTGCTTTATTAAATAGTCCGTAATAAGTTCATCTTTATTCGTATAGTACTTATAAATAGCCGCTCTTGAAACATTTAATGACTTAGCTAGCAGACTAAAAGAAAATTTTTCATATCCTTCCTTTATCAGAAGATTATGAGTCTGTACGTAAATATCTTCTGTTGAAAATTTCTTTTCTCTTACCATCCAAAATCATCCTTTCATTTTCTCTTTTCTACTATAGATTATACCATGTTCTCATCTGCTAAAAAGCAAAAATACCAAGAGCTGAGACAAATCCCTCAACTCTTGGTATCCATTTATCTAACTAATGCTAAAGCACCCATTGGATCCCAAGGTTCTAATTCGATAATGGGTTCATCTAAGGCTTTTAACCATTTTTCAGGAATGTATTTCTTGTCTACTGCAATTTGATAATTAAATTCTTCAAACCATTTATCACTCATAGAAAAAATCCCTTTTTTACCAGACTTATCTCCCCAACTGTTTTCGACTTTCCAAGTCTGTGGTTGACCTTGTTCATCTAAATCTACTCCAACAAAAACCATCGCATGGGTCAATAAGCTGTCTCCGTAATCTAAGCGTTGAGCTTTTGACAAACCGCTATCTTCACCCAATGTCAACTCATAATTGTAACTGTGTTCATCCATAATCCCAACATCTCTTATCGACATTTTGCCCACATCACAGCCAAACCACACAGGTTGTCCATCTTTAATTGAAGCAACTGCTGCTTCTTTTAGTACTTGGATCGGAACATTGATGTATTGAATCGGTTTAGCTTCTTTAACGGTTCCTAAATACTTAACGGTGTAAGCTCTTCCATATGGTTTATCTTCTGTTGGTGCATTCAACAAACTGACTAAACTAGTTAAGTCCCAACCTACATACTCTTTGAAAAAAGCTTGTGGTGTAATATCTTTGATGCGACAGTATTCATCATCTTTGTTTCGATACGTATAAGTG from the Carnobacterium inhibens subsp. inhibens DSM 13024 genome contains:
- a CDS encoding 5-formyltetrahydrofolate cyclo-ligase, whose protein sequence is MTKKIDKQLLRQQMISFLKSISSEEKVAIERKLEKNLFESEEWKEAKRVGVTLSQGFEWNTFGIIDRAWQEGKIVCAPKCIPKEKAMTFYDFTNREQLEKGFYNLIEPKPLETTEVSKKEIDLVLVPGLIFDEKGYRIGFGGGYYDRFLSNFPNRTAALIYSRQLTSKLPIEPFDIPVQNLITEKG
- a CDS encoding cyclodeaminase/cyclohydrolase family protein is translated as MKEQSIEQFLTDLSAKKSTPGAGGAAALVAAIGSALGSMVGNFTIGKKKYESVQLEVQECVHELEKIKMDLEDLIQKDADAFYPLAQAYKLPKSTSAEVEYKENVIEKTLVGATTVPIEIMEKAVRAIEILGSLSKIGNTMLIADAGTGILFCKAALEGASLSVYVNTAEMKNMQKKEALNQKADLLVEEGSFLADKVYKKIKFSYK
- a CDS encoding acyl-CoA thioesterase; the protein is MERHFDLYEHQAQYYETDQMGIIHHSNYIRWFEEARTNLLDQMGFGYAKMEESGVIVPVLAINCIYKSMVRYNDRVYIIPKIEEFNGIRLTISYRIVDKATGELRTTGESKHCFLNKENRPFSLKKEQPKLYDLFDSYLKVDLSIPK
- a CDS encoding formate--tetrahydrofolate ligase is translated as MEFKNDVTIAQEAIMEPIVEVAEKLGIDSESIEQYGKYKAKINEIEIADLDTRKEGKLILVTAITPTPAGEGKTTTVVGLGDGLQKIGKKAAIALREPSLGPVFGMKGGAAGGGYAQVVPMEDLNLHFTGDFHAISAANNLLAAMLDNHIHHGNSLAIDTRNITWKRVVDMNDRQLRFIVDGLNGKTNGVPREDGFDITVASEIMAILCLSTDMEEMKDKLKRIIVGYTHAGQPVTAGDLKAHGAMAALLKDALKPNLVQTLEHTPAFVHGGPFANIAHGCNSIKATKLALKYADYVVTEAGFGADLGAEKFMDIKCRLSGLEPSAVVVVATVRALKMHGGMSKKELNKENLSALEKGLPNLMKHIENMQTVFGMPTVVAINKFPTDTAQELALVEEKCKQLGVNVVLSDVWENGGNGGQALAQAVVKLADQESTLTYAYELEDSLIDKMTKVVQKVYGGEGIVLAPGVKKEISRLETLGFGDLPICMAKTQYSFSDDKNKLGRPEDFTVTIKKVKVSAGAGFIVVLTGDIMTMPGLPKVPAAESIDVLSDGRVIGLF
- a CDS encoding AAA family ATPase gives rise to the protein MRPLKLVMNAFGPYKEKVVIDFTQFQQETLFLVSGPTGAGKTTIFDAIAYALYDDASGTSRGKDSFKSQFASDDILCFVELEFEIAGKKYFIKRSPAQKGPGKNGKLKNWSSEVEFHHNGTVTTKINEANKEIQELLSLSYEQFKQIVMLPQGEFKKMLESNSADKEKIFRNIFQTDTIKEFQSILKDQANNLKREIDQSENTLQQFVGMINKDVNETLKEAIAFFDVPTILKELTALVEDYQTKIGTLENELSALNGKYQTNQQKIEWLTRLEFLEQEKNSLESTKELIEAKRLEIELAKKAETCLEAKKQVESLTQQRMSIEKELLEEQKQLVDISEQFIEAKNRYEILQTEYKDLPAKRESLTDLKEQEKQLNEQVTKEQAKVSLENENEETQQLIVLLTDQVIRENEQLDKIDYELKEIQLAKVSIMDKQREAARLQQEEHQQIKEQEAVIDFCENLEKQTVKVEAFQEIEYVFTQIEKKYQEKRVVYNRNLAGILAEELAENEACPVCGSLHHPSPAKLANDTISKEALETVEVEKNELGKQFDRLSIELQGLNEVIQTSEEKLSIQRSEVYEKRAKLDELVSENRIKQDRITKEIAALQKIMDKEEQVEEQKQEILQQIREKESKIQVLRSTIQHNVKRIDELKKDIDTLKIRTKSSSLSEIQAQIDNRIKEITTIEQEYEEAQEQKSTLERQQTQYQTSTTSFEKQLSLLLEREADLKELFHQQLKINQLDDTFEKYVVKKELKEQMIEEIESFDKKSWANQDAILEQKRKLEKEGSSHSIEVYQSHNQEIENHSRTLKTQQHELIGTEKTVQSILSQIQLNYQTKKGQQEEYLMYKELAEIANGSKETEYISFERYVLGIYFEEIIEAANSRFTQMTNSRYSLIRNKEKTKGAGPKGLDLDVFDNYTGMKRSVKTLSGGESFKASLALALGLSDVIQNHSGGVSVDTLFIDEGFGTLDTDSLDSAIETLVELNQRGRLVGIISHVEELKTRIPVHIKVTKSSKGSYAEIKV
- a CDS encoding exonuclease SbcCD subunit D, giving the protein MRLLHTADWHIGKIVNEFSMLEDQEYFLDQMIKKLKTIELDALIMAGDLYDRSMPSKEAVSLANKVLTRLIQEVNVPVLVIAGNHDSSERVEYGADLLATNRLYIEGTVKEVTRKVTIKGVNFYLLPFADYAYTRELLQVETIKSLEDATRVQIETIKKEMDPEEINVLIAHGYVINLSNDTSETTDSERPLSIGTAEYVSVELFEDFDYVALGHLHKAQKVKYDRVRYSGSLLKYSKSEARHKKQLSLVTLEKDHVEIEPIYIKPKRDMRIVKGLFDEIMEQQSEDYLFFELLDGNFVIDAMNQLKRRYPNAMGLEYVAKKEREENSSIKHQEQLEKLSIQDIFADFYTHYKEKNLTDERKDIIDNILHQMERGE